One genomic segment of Elgaria multicarinata webbii isolate HBS135686 ecotype San Diego chromosome 21, rElgMul1.1.pri, whole genome shotgun sequence includes these proteins:
- the GNG3 gene encoding guanine nucleotide-binding protein G(I)/G(S)/G(O) subunit gamma-3, producing MKGETPVNSTMSIGQARKMVEQLKIEASMCRIKVSKAAADLMTYCDAHACEDPLITPVPTSENPFREKKFFCALL from the exons ATGAAGGGCGAGACCCCCGTGAACAGTACCATGAGCATCGGGCAGGCCCGTAAGATGGTGGAACAGCTGAAGATCGAGGCCAGCATGTGCCGGATAAAG GTCTCCAAGGCCGCCGCCGATCTGATGACTTATTGCGACGCCCACGCCTGCGAGGACCCTCTCATCACTCCTGTGCCCACTTCCGAAAACCCCTTCCGAGAGAAGAAGTTCTTCTGTGCCCTGCTCTGA